A genomic stretch from Aminivibrio sp. includes:
- a CDS encoding Na+/H+ antiporter subunit E yields the protein MFIFIASFLMYLLLVWSGGGIPLVEVLIGLLVAGVVTYAYTTWHPGRKLSRRGLEPKRWLDFVTYLFGPFALGMAKANIDVAIRVITGNIRPGIVRVNPGLNSDVAKTVLANSITLTPGTLTVDVDDAGEFYIHWIYVEDENPSEEQLYGKFALWARRLAE from the coding sequence GTGTTCATTTTCATTGCCTCGTTTCTGATGTATCTTCTCCTCGTGTGGTCCGGAGGGGGCATTCCGCTGGTTGAAGTGCTCATCGGGCTTCTCGTGGCGGGAGTTGTCACCTATGCCTACACCACATGGCATCCGGGGAGGAAACTCAGCAGACGGGGACTCGAGCCCAAACGCTGGCTCGACTTTGTGACCTATCTTTTCGGGCCCTTTGCCCTCGGCATGGCGAAGGCGAACATCGATGTAGCGATACGGGTCATCACCGGAAACATTCGGCCCGGCATCGTCAGGGTGAACCCCGGATTGAACAGCGATGTCGCCAAGACGGTGCTGGCGAATTCCATCACGCTTACGCCGGGGACGCTCACCGTGGATGTGGACGATGCGGGGGAATTTTACATCCACTGGATCTACGTGGAGGACGAAAATCCTTCGGAGGAGCAGTTGTACGGAAAATTCGCCCTCTGGGCAAGGAGGTTGGCTGAATGA
- a CDS encoding monovalent cation/H+ antiporter complex subunit F produces the protein MTVHIVLFTAAVIGILAFGVFGRLIAGPTVPDRVVALDTLNTLVVGLMMLLAVVFDSVVMVDVAIVYAGLSFVGTMFIARYIEGEV, from the coding sequence ATGACGGTCCATATCGTATTGTTTACTGCGGCGGTCATTGGTATCCTTGCCTTCGGCGTTTTCGGACGTCTCATCGCCGGACCGACGGTCCCCGACAGGGTGGTTGCCCTGGACACTCTGAACACCCTTGTGGTGGGGCTCATGATGCTTCTTGCCGTGGTCTTCGACTCGGTGGTCATGGTGGATGTGGCCATAGTCTATGCGGGACTTTCCTTCGTGGGAACCATGTTTATCGCTCGGTACATCGAAGGGGAGGTGTAG
- the mnhG gene encoding monovalent cation/H(+) antiporter subunit G, with protein MFYIFFLPLIFLSLLVSLTFNSLGTFSLYRFPDVYTRLHGATKCTTFGTIFIAVAVVLYSLGRLLQTGEARFVVLAIHTIVAMFVLLVTNATGAHAIARAAHRSGVLPAKAVVDRLEESREGGESR; from the coding sequence GTGTTTTATATTTTCTTTTTACCGTTGATTTTTCTTTCTCTGCTGGTAAGCCTGACTTTCAACTCTCTAGGAACCTTCTCCCTCTACCGTTTCCCTGATGTGTACACCAGACTCCACGGTGCGACGAAGTGCACCACCTTTGGTACTATCTTCATTGCTGTGGCGGTAGTGCTGTATTCCCTCGGCAGACTGCTCCAGACAGGAGAGGCCCGTTTTGTAGTGCTGGCAATCCACACCATCGTGGCGATGTTTGTCCTTCTCGTGACAAACGCCACTGGAGCCCACGCCATCGCCAGGGCGGCTCACCGCAGCGGCGTTTTGCCTGCGAAGGCCGTGGTGGACAGACTTGAAGAGAGTCGCGAAGGAGGGGAATCCCGGTAA